A window from Deltaproteobacteria bacterium encodes these proteins:
- a CDS encoding type II toxin-antitoxin system VapC family toxin has product MKALDTNALVRFLVRDDERQAETIYRIFKQAESDKEVFFVPLLVVLETVWVLESVYKIPRQEILNSINELLLMPILEFEAQSAILNFVSSAQETKMDLSDLLIAHSARFSGCECVLTFDKRASNFGLFELLR; this is encoded by the coding sequence ATGAAGGCATTGGATACTAATGCGCTGGTTCGATTCCTCGTAAGGGATGACGAGCGACAAGCCGAAACCATTTACAGGATATTCAAACAGGCAGAGTCCGACAAGGAAGTATTTTTCGTACCCCTGCTTGTTGTCCTTGAAACCGTCTGGGTGTTGGAATCTGTTTATAAGATTCCGAGACAGGAGATACTGAATTCCATTAATGAACTTTTACTAATGCCCATCCTGGAGTTTGAAGCACAATCAGCAATTCTGAACTTTGTCTCTTCAGCTCAAGAAACCAAAATGGATCTTTCGGATCTTTTGATTGCACACTCAGCAAGATTTTCGGGATGTGAATGTGTGCTTACATTTGACAAACGAGCATCAAATTTCGGACTTTTTGAGCTACTCAGATAG
- a CDS encoding AbrB/MazE/SpoVT family DNA-binding domain-containing protein codes for MALATLTSKGQVTIPKAVRNSLHLHPGDKVEFVITESKEALLRPVTKKVDDVFGRLHKPGRKPISIEEMDAGIRQKMQASFK; via the coding sequence ATGGCATTAGCAACACTCACAAGCAAAGGGCAGGTAACGATTCCGAAAGCAGTTCGGAATTCTCTGCATCTACACCCAGGAGACAAGGTTGAATTTGTGATCACTGAAAGTAAAGAAGCGCTTCTTAGGCCAGTCACCAAGAAGGTCGATGATGTATTCGGCAGATTACACAAACCGGGGAGGAAGCCCATTTCTATTGAGGAGATGGACGCTGGGATAAGGCAGAAGATGCAAGCGAGTTTCAAATGA
- a CDS encoding type II toxin-antitoxin system VapC family toxin: protein MQEKVVFDTRVYIGVFNQGLYQNEIDGFNKVMYLVHPVLHELWIGARGKREINHLISFGISFIRLARLVVPSSTTQVLIGRTCQKLRSSGRLDPANPRIYNDVCIALLARQIGATVVTTNISDFEKINQVIDFKSRQVIPNVAKV from the coding sequence ATGCAGGAGAAAGTCGTTTTTGATACGAGAGTTTATATTGGGGTTTTCAACCAGGGCCTTTATCAAAATGAGATCGACGGATTCAACAAGGTAATGTACCTGGTCCATCCTGTGCTCCATGAATTATGGATTGGGGCCAGAGGAAAACGGGAAATCAATCATCTGATCAGTTTTGGGATCAGTTTTATCCGATTGGCAAGACTCGTGGTCCCCTCATCCACGACACAGGTTTTGATCGGCAGGACATGTCAGAAGCTTCGTTCTTCAGGCAGGCTTGACCCGGCAAATCCTCGTATTTACAACGATGTCTGCATTGCATTGCTTGCCAGGCAGATAGGGGCGACAGTTGTAACGACAAATATCTCCGATTTTGAAAAGATCAATCAGGTAATTGATTTCAAATCCAGGCAGGTGATCCCTAACGTTGCAAAAGTCTAG
- a CDS encoding DEAD/DEAH box helicase family protein, whose translation MAKTKEEKRKVKRKAKQKQRREKRSLDFRKEKADFLFEDALWLRDQGQLDKGLACLKKAIRLDPKNQEMLHEMAHLGFRMNRSDVQLQGLLALYQNGLMMDEYLPFLCECLEKAGRYEKALCVVEETLSRLPRMNIRNKRAIRSSLALTQKHCQLRLKTRQKPVATSPRKDIARPETDRASVPCQDSRTPEVETKKTTQLPEIPVSIAVDSKSLEQVLVCRKFSPLKRYELALEGHRVRFRETFDNLICLNGLNGVRSLWYQEETARKVLKGFRGRALLSDEVGLGKTIEALMVFKEYVQRGMVKSALILTPTPLVSQWQEELKAKFGLDLPSTDDRDYRTRGASFWNEPFVLASINLAKSKKNFQAVTEKEYDMVIVDEAHHLKNRNTLNWKLVNALKKRFLLLLTATPVENNLMELYNLVTLLKPGQLKTASAFRKEFMTRGDPTDPQNRSKLKELLGQVMIRNTRAVAKIDIPPRFAQTIKVDPHTHEKELYERICGLVEHIHKSNGTGHKLLLKNLLEEAGSSPQAVSLSLSRMLAKNDLLFDQEKEIRAIKNLCRTMNDTRKNEFLLKLIRSSPGKKIIFVKYLGTLDHLSDFLSWQDIPHALFHGRMDNRNKDKQIKSFREEKEILVTTEIGGEGRNLQFCHQMINYDLPWNPMKIEQRVGRIHRLGQEKEVMIHNLCASGSVEDYILEVLDKKINMFEMVIGEIDMIIGRIKGEHEFSEIVYNIWVNSSSEKDKQKSFSQLASQLKRYRTSYLKTKELDKKLFGENYEL comes from the coding sequence ATGGCTAAAACAAAAGAGGAAAAAAGAAAGGTAAAAAGGAAGGCAAAGCAGAAGCAGCGGCGGGAGAAGCGGTCGCTGGACTTTCGGAAAGAAAAGGCGGACTTCCTTTTCGAGGACGCGCTCTGGTTAAGAGACCAGGGTCAGTTGGACAAGGGGCTGGCTTGTCTGAAAAAAGCCATCCGGTTAGACCCGAAAAATCAAGAGATGCTTCACGAGATGGCGCATCTCGGGTTTCGCATGAACAGGTCCGACGTTCAACTCCAAGGGCTTCTGGCGCTTTACCAAAACGGGCTCATGATGGATGAATATCTGCCGTTCCTGTGCGAATGTCTTGAAAAGGCCGGTAGATATGAAAAGGCTTTATGTGTGGTTGAAGAAACCCTGTCCCGTCTTCCCAGGATGAATATCCGTAACAAGAGGGCGATCAGGTCCTCCCTTGCTCTAACCCAGAAGCATTGCCAGCTCCGGTTGAAAACCAGACAAAAGCCTGTGGCCACCAGCCCTCGAAAAGATATTGCGCGTCCGGAGACAGATCGGGCATCCGTGCCTTGCCAAGATTCCAGAACCCCTGAAGTTGAGACGAAAAAAACAACGCAGTTGCCGGAAATCCCGGTATCCATAGCAGTGGATTCAAAGTCGCTGGAACAGGTCCTGGTCTGCAGGAAATTTTCGCCTTTGAAAAGGTATGAACTCGCCCTGGAGGGCCATCGGGTTCGTTTTAGAGAGACGTTTGATAATCTTATCTGCCTTAATGGCCTTAATGGTGTTCGCTCATTGTGGTATCAGGAGGAGACAGCCAGAAAGGTCTTGAAAGGCTTTCGTGGCCGTGCCTTGCTGTCAGACGAGGTGGGCCTGGGAAAAACCATCGAGGCCTTGATGGTGTTCAAGGAATATGTTCAACGGGGCATGGTGAAGAGCGCCCTGATCCTGACGCCTACGCCCCTTGTGAGCCAGTGGCAGGAGGAATTGAAAGCAAAATTCGGGCTGGATCTTCCCTCAACAGATGACCGGGATTATCGCACAAGAGGCGCTTCTTTCTGGAACGAACCCTTTGTGCTGGCATCCATTAACCTGGCCAAGTCGAAGAAGAACTTTCAGGCGGTGACCGAAAAGGAATATGACATGGTCATTGTGGATGAAGCCCACCACCTCAAGAATCGAAACACTCTTAACTGGAAACTGGTAAACGCCTTGAAGAAAAGATTTCTGCTCCTTCTTACGGCGACCCCTGTGGAAAACAACCTGATGGAGCTTTACAACCTTGTTACTCTTCTTAAACCCGGCCAGTTGAAGACGGCTTCCGCATTTCGCAAGGAGTTCATGACGCGCGGGGATCCGACAGACCCCCAGAACCGCAGCAAGCTCAAAGAACTTCTCGGCCAGGTCATGATTCGGAACACGAGGGCTGTGGCCAAGATTGACATACCCCCACGCTTTGCTCAAACCATCAAGGTCGATCCCCACACTCACGAAAAGGAGCTTTACGAAAGAATTTGCGGCCTGGTGGAACATATCCATAAAAGCAATGGCACGGGCCACAAACTGCTTCTCAAGAATCTGTTGGAAGAAGCAGGATCTTCCCCGCAGGCGGTGAGTCTTTCACTTTCTCGCATGCTTGCGAAAAATGATCTCCTTTTCGATCAGGAAAAGGAGATTCGCGCCATTAAGAATCTGTGCCGGACAATGAACGACACTCGCAAGAACGAATTTTTGCTGAAACTGATAAGGTCATCGCCCGGCAAAAAGATCATCTTTGTTAAGTACCTTGGTACGCTGGATCACCTGTCCGATTTTCTGTCGTGGCAAGATATCCCCCATGCCCTTTTTCACGGCCGCATGGACAACAGGAACAAGGACAAACAGATCAAGAGTTTCAGGGAAGAAAAAGAGATTCTGGTCACAACGGAAATAGGGGGTGAAGGCCGCAATCTGCAGTTTTGCCACCAGATGATCAATTATGATCTCCCCTGGAATCCCATGAAGATCGAACAGCGTGTTGGGCGTATCCATCGCCTTGGACAGGAAAAGGAAGTGATGATTCATAACCTGTGCGCATCGGGGAGCGTGGAGGACTATATTCTGGAAGTCCTGGACAAGAAAATCAATATGTTTGAAATGGTAATTGGCGAGATCGACATGATAATCGGGCGGATCAAGGGTGAGCATGAGTTCTCTGAAATAGTCTATAACATATGGGTCAATTCCTCATCTGAAAAAGATAAGCAAAAGTCCTTCAGTCAACTGGCAAGCCAGTTGAAGAGATACAGAACGAGCTATCTGAAGACCAAAGAACTTGATAAAAAACTGTTTGGGGAAAACTATGAGCTTTGA
- the polA gene encoding DNA polymerase I: MSADKKTIYLVDGSGYIYRAFHAVRHLSTSQGLPTNATFGFTNMLLKLLSEHNPQHMAMTFDAKGPTFRHEIYEAYKANRPPMPEDLVVQIPYIKQVVEAMNIASLEVPGYEADDIIGTLARIAEQKGFRVIMVTGDKDFKQLVSSETSIWDPMKDRTIDYGSLKKDSGLEPSQWIDVMALAGDTSDNIPGVPGIGEKTALQLIRTYGSMEALFENLDKVTKKKLHDNLLNFREQAMLSRRLVTINTETPLSADLKSFRVSTPDGKKLAGLFKALEFRRLQERFPVKGDLSRKDYMAIMDEKALGSLIHELKKAGVFALDLETTAKDPMKAAIVGISVSHRPNEAFYIPLRHSDENAGRQLEPEPTLLRLKPLLEDPRLAKVGQNIKYDWTVLKRSGIDLKGVVFDTMVASYLLDPTRRAHNLEGIAVEYLNHKMISYKEVTGDNKGNKGFDKVSIEDAVTYACEDADITLMAYEILEPMLKERGFESLFKDVEMPLIPVLLDMEMSGVCVDKDRLEAISKDFEGKLQQIEERIYAIAGEEFNIQSHQQLGHILFEKLRLPIQKKTKKKKGYSTDVDVLTALSAEHELPALVLQYRSLAKLKSTYTDALVDLVHPETHRIHTSYNQTVTATGRLSSSDPNLQNIPIRTEEGRKIRAAFVPRKGWVMFSADYSQIELRLLAHYSQDAVLVEAFEEDQDIHARTAAEVFQLFPSMITPEMRRQAKVINFGIIYGMGPFRLAKELGISHKMARTYIEHYFATYEGVKRFIDETITEARKTGKVKTLLDRQRWLPDICSSNRTAREFAERTAVNTPLQGTAADLIKVAMIRIHEAFAQKGLKAKMLLQVHDELLFEVPPEELEKTKELVRAIMEGVHKLRVPLKVNINVGQNWAEAH; this comes from the coding sequence ATGAGCGCTGACAAAAAAACCATCTATCTTGTTGACGGAAGCGGCTACATATATCGCGCCTTTCATGCTGTGCGTCACCTCTCCACAAGCCAGGGGTTGCCCACCAATGCCACTTTCGGCTTTACGAATATGCTCTTAAAACTTCTTTCCGAGCACAACCCACAACATATGGCCATGACATTTGATGCCAAGGGCCCCACATTTCGCCACGAGATCTATGAGGCCTACAAGGCAAACCGCCCGCCCATGCCGGAAGATCTCGTTGTGCAGATACCCTACATCAAGCAAGTAGTGGAGGCAATGAACATAGCCTCGTTGGAAGTACCCGGCTATGAGGCTGATGACATTATCGGAACCCTTGCCCGGATCGCTGAACAGAAAGGTTTCAGGGTCATTATGGTCACTGGCGACAAGGATTTCAAGCAGTTGGTGTCCAGCGAAACAAGTATCTGGGATCCCATGAAGGATCGCACCATCGATTATGGGAGCCTTAAAAAGGACTCCGGCTTGGAACCTTCACAGTGGATAGATGTCATGGCCCTTGCCGGTGATACCTCGGACAATATTCCGGGGGTGCCGGGTATCGGGGAAAAGACGGCACTTCAATTGATAAGAACCTATGGGAGCATGGAAGCGCTTTTTGAGAACCTTGACAAGGTAACAAAGAAAAAACTCCACGACAACCTCTTGAATTTTCGCGAGCAGGCCATGCTGAGCCGCCGACTCGTCACTATCAACACCGAAACGCCTCTTTCTGCAGATCTGAAGTCATTCAGGGTCTCAACCCCTGACGGCAAAAAACTGGCCGGTCTTTTCAAGGCCCTTGAGTTTCGCAGACTCCAGGAGCGGTTTCCGGTCAAGGGGGACCTCAGCCGGAAAGACTACATGGCTATCATGGATGAAAAGGCCCTGGGGTCCCTCATCCATGAGCTCAAGAAAGCCGGAGTTTTTGCCCTGGACCTAGAGACTACTGCCAAGGACCCCATGAAGGCAGCGATTGTGGGCATATCCGTTTCACATAGGCCCAATGAAGCGTTCTATATTCCTCTTCGGCACAGTGATGAGAATGCCGGGAGACAGCTTGAACCTGAGCCGACCCTCTTGCGGCTGAAGCCTCTCTTGGAAGACCCACGCCTGGCCAAGGTGGGCCAGAATATCAAGTATGACTGGACCGTGCTTAAGCGCTCCGGAATTGATCTCAAAGGGGTTGTCTTTGACACCATGGTGGCTTCTTATCTCTTAGACCCTACCCGTCGAGCCCACAATCTGGAAGGTATCGCGGTTGAATACCTTAATCACAAAATGATTTCTTATAAAGAAGTCACTGGCGACAATAAAGGCAATAAGGGCTTTGACAAAGTCTCGATCGAAGATGCTGTCACCTATGCCTGTGAAGACGCTGACATTACCTTGATGGCCTATGAGATCCTTGAGCCCATGCTGAAGGAGCGCGGCTTTGAAAGCCTTTTTAAAGATGTGGAAATGCCTCTCATACCGGTTCTTTTGGACATGGAGATGTCAGGGGTTTGTGTGGACAAAGATCGCCTTGAAGCCATATCAAAAGACTTTGAAGGCAAGCTTCAGCAAATAGAGGAAAGAATATACGCCATTGCCGGAGAAGAATTCAACATTCAATCTCATCAGCAACTGGGCCACATTCTCTTTGAAAAGCTCCGGCTTCCGATTCAGAAAAAAACAAAAAAGAAGAAGGGCTATTCCACGGATGTGGATGTCCTTACTGCGCTGTCCGCGGAACACGAACTCCCTGCGCTAGTCCTGCAATACCGGTCACTGGCCAAGCTCAAATCCACCTACACAGACGCTCTTGTCGATCTTGTTCATCCGGAGACACACCGTATCCACACTTCATACAATCAGACAGTCACGGCCACAGGGCGTTTGAGCAGCAGTGATCCCAACCTCCAAAACATTCCGATTCGCACAGAGGAGGGACGAAAGATCAGGGCAGCCTTTGTCCCCAGGAAAGGCTGGGTAATGTTTTCTGCCGACTATTCTCAAATAGAACTTCGACTCCTTGCCCACTATTCGCAGGATGCTGTTCTTGTTGAAGCCTTTGAAGAAGACCAGGATATCCACGCCCGCACAGCCGCCGAGGTCTTTCAACTTTTTCCCTCAATGATTACGCCGGAGATGCGCCGTCAGGCCAAGGTCATAAATTTCGGAATTATTTACGGGATGGGACCTTTCAGGCTTGCCAAGGAACTGGGCATTAGTCATAAAATGGCAAGAACCTACATTGAACACTATTTTGCCACATACGAGGGAGTCAAGCGCTTCATAGACGAGACCATAACCGAAGCAAGAAAGACCGGGAAGGTAAAGACGCTGCTGGACCGGCAGCGATGGCTGCCCGACATTTGCAGTTCAAATCGCACAGCCCGTGAGTTTGCCGAGCGCACTGCGGTAAACACACCGCTCCAAGGCACGGCCGCGGACTTGATCAAAGTCGCCATGATACGGATACACGAGGCCTTTGCTCAAAAAGGCTTGAAGGCCAAGATGCTTCTGCAGGTCCATGATGAGCTGTTGTTTGAGGTTCCTCCTGAAGAACTGGAGAAGACAAAAGAACTTGTAAGGGCGATTATGGAAGGTGTCCACAAACTCAGAGTCCCTCTTAAGGTCAACATCAATGTGGGTCAGAATTGGGCGGAGGCACATTAG
- a CDS encoding TRAP transporter substrate-binding protein, which yields MRRKLGFIMAGGFLAVLFTITWSPAVLMAKPIKLSYANFPPAPTFPCVQMERWKKEVQERTNGKVVIDTYPGGTLLGAKNMIDGVIAGQADIGCLCMAYQPGRFVITNATSLPLGIPNSQTGSQVLWDLYKKYNPAAFAKVKVLTMFTTAPSNIMSKVPIRSLRDIKNVDLRASGGAAQILKAWGANAVGMPMPATPEALQKGVVKGLFSSLEVMKDFKFAELCRYVTVTGAAVYPFAVVMNVDKWNSLPKDVRKVMEDLGPQQSAWTGAYMDNHVDESIAWSKETHGIEVIELSREEKVKWDELLEPITLKWINDAKAQGLPAEAIVDDIKAFSKVYSGQ from the coding sequence ATGAGACGAAAACTAGGGTTTATAATGGCTGGAGGTTTTTTGGCTGTACTTTTTACGATTACGTGGAGCCCGGCAGTGCTCATGGCAAAACCGATCAAATTGAGCTATGCCAATTTCCCACCCGCTCCCACCTTCCCATGTGTCCAGATGGAAAGATGGAAAAAAGAAGTACAAGAACGCACCAATGGGAAGGTCGTGATTGACACATACCCAGGCGGGACCCTGCTCGGCGCAAAGAATATGATAGATGGGGTTATTGCAGGCCAGGCTGACATAGGCTGCCTGTGCATGGCCTATCAACCAGGCCGTTTTGTAATTACCAATGCAACCAGCCTTCCTCTCGGAATACCCAATTCGCAGACAGGGAGCCAAGTTTTGTGGGATCTTTACAAGAAATACAACCCTGCCGCATTTGCCAAGGTGAAGGTCCTTACTATGTTTACGACAGCCCCTTCAAATATCATGTCCAAGGTACCCATCAGGAGCTTAAGGGATATAAAGAACGTTGATCTGCGCGCTTCGGGTGGAGCAGCACAGATCCTGAAGGCCTGGGGGGCGAACGCAGTCGGAATGCCCATGCCGGCAACCCCGGAGGCCCTGCAAAAAGGAGTTGTCAAGGGGCTGTTTTCGTCTCTTGAGGTCATGAAGGATTTCAAGTTTGCTGAGCTCTGTCGATATGTGACCGTCACGGGCGCAGCAGTCTACCCCTTTGCAGTGGTCATGAATGTGGACAAGTGGAATTCCCTCCCCAAGGACGTACGGAAGGTCATGGAAGACCTCGGGCCTCAGCAGTCGGCATGGACCGGCGCCTACATGGATAATCATGTGGATGAATCGATTGCCTGGTCCAAAGAGACCCATGGAATTGAAGTAATAGAGCTTTCCAGAGAAGAAAAGGTCAAATGGGACGAATTGCTGGAACCGATCACCCTTAAGTGGATCAATGATGCGAAGGCACAAGGCCTTCCGGCAGAAGCCATAGTGGACGACATAAAGGCCTTTAGCAAAGTGTATTCCGGGCAATAA
- a CDS encoding TRAP transporter small permease: MGVLDKVSQALNQVLIWMAGVFLVAMIFLTCTNILLRQVWVPVSGTFELMGYLGAIVTAFALGYTQMKRGHIAVDILVQRFSRRTQKVLNGINHFICMIFFFIAAWQIAKYGMTLWRTGEVTETLRIIYYPFTFGVVVGCATLSVAFLTDFLKSVLAVKDSEQ; the protein is encoded by the coding sequence ATGGGCGTTCTGGACAAGGTAAGCCAGGCGCTAAACCAGGTCCTCATCTGGATGGCAGGCGTATTTCTGGTAGCAATGATATTTCTGACCTGCACGAACATACTCCTGCGCCAAGTCTGGGTGCCGGTGAGTGGCACCTTTGAACTCATGGGATATCTCGGGGCGATTGTAACGGCTTTTGCTCTGGGATATACCCAGATGAAACGTGGGCATATTGCAGTAGACATACTGGTGCAGCGCTTCTCAAGGAGGACACAGAAAGTCCTAAATGGAATCAATCATTTCATATGCATGATCTTTTTTTTCATTGCAGCATGGCAGATAGCCAAATACGGCATGACCCTGTGGAGGACGGGAGAAGTGACTGAAACACTCCGAATCATCTACTATCCATTTACTTTTGGCGTGGTGGTGGGGTGTGCAACCCTTTCAGTGGCTTTTCTGACCGATTTTTTGAAATCCGTGCTCGCAGTAAAGGACAGTGAGCAATGA
- a CDS encoding TRAP transporter large permease, with protein sequence MSLTLIGMVGIVILFAMLFLLGMPVGFAMAVVGFCGFGYVVSFKAAMNMVGTDLWTTFSTYGLTVIPLFILMGYLAFNSGIAEKLYRAAYRWFGHWPGGLAIATIGADELFAAICGSNTATAATMGTVALPQMKKYNYDTRLSSGTVVTGGTLGTVMPPSVVLIIIGLQTEQSIIKLFLGGILPAILLGTLFVITILVLCRINPDLGPAGPKTSLKEKIQSLTGVIEAIAIFVLVIGGLYAGIFTPTEAGAVGVFFTLVVTAATGRLTWKGLASSMMDTLKISCMVFVLVAGAIIFGRFLAITRLPFIVADFVSGLPVSPILVLAIVLLIYLIGGCFVDSLGFLVLTIPIFFPLGTALGFDPVWYAIILTMVTTMGAITPPVGVNIFVVKALAPEIGLGTIFKSASFFLLACIVCIVILIIFPQIVLVIPAMVH encoded by the coding sequence ATGAGTCTAACTCTGATCGGAATGGTGGGGATTGTCATCCTTTTTGCCATGTTGTTCTTACTGGGCATGCCTGTGGGTTTTGCCATGGCCGTAGTTGGTTTCTGCGGATTCGGCTACGTGGTCTCCTTTAAAGCGGCCATGAACATGGTGGGTACAGACCTGTGGACCACATTTTCCACTTACGGGCTAACTGTGATACCCCTTTTCATCTTGATGGGGTACCTTGCGTTCAACTCCGGTATAGCTGAAAAGCTATATCGCGCCGCCTACAGGTGGTTTGGTCATTGGCCGGGTGGACTGGCTATTGCCACGATAGGCGCTGATGAACTCTTTGCCGCTATCTGCGGTTCCAACACAGCCACAGCGGCCACGATGGGCACAGTCGCCTTGCCACAGATGAAAAAATATAATTACGATACGAGGCTGAGCAGTGGCACGGTTGTCACCGGTGGCACCTTGGGTACGGTCATGCCCCCCAGTGTGGTCCTCATTATTATAGGCTTGCAAACAGAGCAGTCCATAATCAAGCTTTTCCTTGGCGGGATTCTGCCTGCCATTCTCTTGGGAACCCTGTTTGTGATCACGATCCTTGTTCTTTGTCGGATAAACCCCGATCTTGGCCCGGCGGGACCAAAAACGAGTCTGAAGGAGAAGATACAGTCCCTTACAGGGGTCATAGAAGCAATAGCCATATTCGTCCTGGTGATCGGAGGATTGTACGCGGGCATATTCACGCCTACCGAGGCCGGGGCCGTCGGTGTTTTTTTTACGCTTGTGGTCACTGCGGCAACCGGCAGGCTGACTTGGAAAGGGCTTGCCAGCTCAATGATGGACACGCTGAAGATATCATGTATGGTATTTGTTCTGGTTGCAGGGGCCATAATCTTTGGTCGCTTTCTGGCCATAACCAGGCTCCCTTTCATAGTAGCCGACTTTGTTTCTGGACTGCCGGTTTCACCCATCCTTGTTCTGGCAATCGTGCTGTTGATCTATCTGATAGGGGGATGCTTTGTGGATTCCCTGGGGTTTCTTGTCCTGACCATCCCGATCTTCTTTCCCCTGGGGACGGCTCTTGGTTTTGATCCGGTGTGGTACGCCATAATCCTGACGATGGTAACTACAATGGGAGCAATCACCCCGCCAGTTGGTGTCAATATATTCGTGGTAAAGGCCTTGGCCCCGGAAATAGGCCTTGGGACGATTTTCAAGAGCGCAAGCTTTTTCTTGCTGGCTTGCATTGTCTGCATAGTTATTTTGATAATCTTTCCTCAGATTGTTCTCGTTATCCCAGCAATGGTACATTAG
- a CDS encoding phenylacetate--CoA ligase, translating into MAKGFMPTLKTQEELRDFQIRGLKWTVNHAYQGSSFYRKRMGEAGVRPEDIRSLNDLDRLPFTTAQDLKEGYPFPLLSVPLDKVVRVHASSGSTGKRKVLCYTRKDIDDWANMFARCYEMAGLMRDDRVQIAVGYGLWTAGVGFQLGCERFGAMVVPVGPGNRDMHCEVMVDLQSTVFCCTASMGLLMAEEIQHRNLADKIAVKKVIFGAERHSAAMRKKIEEYFGIEESFDIPGLTELYGPGAGLECQKHEGVHYWADYYILEIIDPETLEPVSPGETGEMVVTTLRKEATPLIRYRTRDLTHLIPEPCSCGSVLPMHGPLLGRTDDMFIIRGVNIYPGQIDDLLSQENDVGSEYQVILRRASGRDYMTIRAERGESTDLSEDETITASLEDSIRRHLLVRGKVELVGYGTLPRTERKSKRVFDERNNS; encoded by the coding sequence ATGGCGAAGGGCTTTATGCCAACACTGAAAACACAAGAGGAATTGAGAGATTTTCAGATCAGAGGATTGAAGTGGACCGTAAACCACGCCTATCAAGGATCTTCCTTTTACAGGAAAAGAATGGGTGAGGCAGGTGTGCGACCGGAAGACATCCGGTCACTGAATGACCTTGACAGACTCCCATTCACGACCGCACAGGATCTGAAAGAAGGGTATCCCTTTCCTCTGCTTTCCGTACCTCTTGATAAGGTTGTGCGCGTCCATGCCTCGTCCGGGAGTACAGGAAAGCGCAAGGTCCTTTGTTACACCCGCAAAGACATTGATGACTGGGCCAATATGTTTGCCAGGTGCTACGAAATGGCAGGCCTGATGCGAGACGACCGCGTCCAGATTGCCGTGGGCTATGGGCTCTGGACTGCGGGCGTTGGTTTTCAACTGGGCTGTGAACGCTTTGGCGCCATGGTTGTGCCGGTTGGGCCAGGGAATCGTGACATGCACTGTGAGGTCATGGTGGATCTTCAAAGCACGGTATTTTGCTGCACGGCTTCCATGGGACTTCTTATGGCTGAGGAAATTCAACATCGAAACCTTGCTGATAAGATTGCCGTGAAAAAAGTGATTTTTGGAGCTGAACGGCACAGTGCGGCTATGCGAAAAAAGATCGAGGAGTATTTCGGAATTGAGGAGAGCTTTGACATCCCCGGCCTGACCGAACTTTACGGACCAGGCGCGGGCCTTGAATGCCAGAAGCATGAAGGCGTGCACTACTGGGCGGATTACTACATATTGGAGATCATCGATCCGGAAACACTAGAGCCTGTGTCTCCTGGTGAAACGGGCGAGATGGTCGTAACCACGCTACGCAAGGAGGCAACGCCCCTCATCCGGTACCGGACTCGGGATTTGACACATCTCATACCCGAACCATGCTCTTGCGGAAGCGTTCTTCCCATGCACGGGCCTTTGCTGGGCCGCACGGACGACATGTTTATCATCCGGGGAGTAAATATCTACCCCGGCCAGATTGATGATCTCCTTTCCCAGGAGAATGACGTGGGGAGTGAATACCAGGTCATCCTGAGGCGGGCATCAGGGCGGGACTATATGACTATCCGGGCGGAACGAGGTGAATCAACAGATCTCTCTGAAGATGAAACAATTACCGCCAGCCTCGAAGATAGCATCAGACGACATCTCCTTGTTCGCGGTAAGGTGGAGCTGGTCGGTTACGGGACTCTGCCACGTACCGAAAGAAAGAGCAAGCGGGTCTTTGATGAGAGGAACAACTCCTGA